In Pseudomonas sp. ADAK2, the genomic window CGCCCACTCGGGACGGCCCTGGGAAATACGCCCACTCTTGCGCGTGCGGGTAGGGGGTGTCCCAACCGGTGACGCGTTCGATCGGCGCTTCCAGGTAGTGGAAGCAATGCTCTTGCACCAGGGCGACCAGTTCGGCGCCGAAACCGCAGGTGCGGGTGGCTTCGTGAACGATCACGCAGCGACCGGTTTTCTTAACGGACTTGACGATGGTTTCCAGGTCCAGTGGCCACAGGCTGCGCAGGTCGATGACTTCAGCGTCGACACCGCTTTCTTCAGCGGCGACTTGCGACACGTAAACCGTGGTGCCGTAGGTCAGGATCGTCACTTCCTTGCCCGGACGGGCGATGGCAGCAACGTCCAGCGGCACGGTGTAGTAACCGTCCGGCACTTGCGCGGCCGGGTGTTTCGACCACGGAGTTACCGGGCGGTCGTGGTGGCCGTCGAACGGGCCGTTGTACAGGCGTTTTGGCTCAAGGAAGATCACCGGGTCATCGTTTTCGATGGAGGCGATCAGCAAGCCTTTGGCGTCATACGGGTTGGACGGCATGACGGTGCGCAGGCCGCAGACCTGGGTGAACATGGCCTCGATGCTCTGGCTGTGGGTCTGGCCACCGTAGATGCCGCCGCCGCAAGGCATGCGCAGGGTCATCGGCGCGGTGAATTCGCCGGCCGAGCGATAACGCAGGCGGGCGGCTTCGGAAATGATCTGGTCCGACGCCGGGTACACGTAGTCGGCGAACTGAATCTCGGCCACCGGCCGCAGACCGTAGGCGCCCATGCCCACGGCGACGCCGACGATGCCGCTTTCGGAAATCGGCGCGTCGAACACCCGGGAGGTGCCGTACTTGCTCTGCAAGCCTTCGGTGCAACGGAACACGCCGCCGAAGTAACCCACATCCTGGCCGAACACCACGACGTTGTCGTCGCGCTCAAGCATCACGTCCATGGCCGAGCGCAGGGCCTGGATCATGGTCATGGTGGTCGTGGTCATGGCGGTTTCCAATTCAATGCTGGTGTTGTGGTCGTTCATGTCAGATCCCCAACTCTTGACGCTGGCGCTTCAAGTGCTCCGGCATCTCTTTGTAGACGTCTTCGAACATGGTCGCGGCGCTTGGCGTCTGGCCGCCGGCGAGGGTGCCGTACGTTTCGGCTTCTTTCTGCGCGGCGATGACTTCGGCTTCCAGTTCGGCGCTGACGGCGGTGTGTTCCTCTTCGGACCACTGGCCAATCTTGATCAAATGTTGCTTGAGACGCGCGATCGGATCGCCCAACGGGAAGTGGCTCCAGTCGTCGGCGGGACGGTATTTCGAAGGATCATCAGAAGTCGAGTGCGGGCCGGCGCGGTAGGTGACCCATTCGATCATGGTCGGGCCGAGATTGCGGCGCGCCCGTTCGGCGGCCCAGGCAGAGGCGGCATACACTGCAACGAAATCGTTGCCATCGACCCGCAGTGAAGCAATCCCGCAGCCAACGCCACGACCGGCGAACGTGGTGGCTTCACCACCGGCAATCGCCTGGAACGTGGAAATCGCCCACTGGTTGTTGACCACGTTGAGGATCACCGGTGCGCGGTAAACGTGGGCGAAGGTGAGGGCGGTGTGGAAGTCGGATTCAGCGGTGGCGCCGTCGCCGATCCAGGCCGAAGCGATTTTGGTGTCGCCCTTGATCGCCGAGGCCATGCCCCAGCCCACACCTTGTACGAATTGGGTGGCGAGGTTGCCGGAAATAGTGAAGAAGCCGTGATCGCGTACCGAGTACATGATCGGCAACTGCCGGCCCTTGAGCGGATCGCGCTCGTTGGACAGCAGTTGGCAGATCAGGTCCACCAGCGGCACTTCGCGGGCCATCAGGATGCTTTGCTGGCGATAAGTCGGGAAGCACATGTCGTCAATGTTCAAGGCCAGGGCCTGGGCGCTGCCGATGGCTTCTTCGCCGAGGCTTTGCATGTAGAACGACATTTTTTTCTGACGCTGGGCGACCACCATGCGGTTGTCGAAAATCCGCGTCTTGAGCATGGCGCGCATGCCTTTACGCAGGATCTCGGACGGCACACCTTCGGCCCATGGGCCAAGCGCGTTGCCCTGGTCGTCGAGCACGCGAATCAGGCCCTTGGCCAGGTCAGCGGTGTCGGCCGGTTCAACGTCGATTGGGGGTTTGCGCACCAGGCCTGCATCAGTCAGATGCAGGTAGGAGAAGTCGGTTTTGCAGCCGGGACGGCCCGAAGGTTCGGGAACGTGCAGGCGCAGCGGTTCGTACGCTTGGTTC contains:
- a CDS encoding alpha-ketoacid dehydrogenase subunit beta is translated as MNDHNTSIELETAMTTTTMTMIQALRSAMDVMLERDDNVVVFGQDVGYFGGVFRCTEGLQSKYGTSRVFDAPISESGIVGVAVGMGAYGLRPVAEIQFADYVYPASDQIISEAARLRYRSAGEFTAPMTLRMPCGGGIYGGQTHSQSIEAMFTQVCGLRTVMPSNPYDAKGLLIASIENDDPVIFLEPKRLYNGPFDGHHDRPVTPWSKHPAAQVPDGYYTVPLDVAAIARPGKEVTILTYGTTVYVSQVAAEESGVDAEVIDLRSLWPLDLETIVKSVKKTGRCVIVHEATRTCGFGAELVALVQEHCFHYLEAPIERVTGWDTPYPHAQEWAYFPGPSRVGAALKRVMEV
- a CDS encoding 3-methyl-2-oxobutanoate dehydrogenase (2-methylpropanoyl-transferring) subunit alpha, with the translated sequence MNQAYEPLRLHVPEPSGRPGCKTDFSYLHLTDAGLVRKPPIDVEPADTADLAKGLIRVLDDQGNALGPWAEGVPSEILRKGMRAMLKTRIFDNRMVVAQRQKKMSFYMQSLGEEAIGSAQALALNIDDMCFPTYRQQSILMAREVPLVDLICQLLSNERDPLKGRQLPIMYSVRDHGFFTISGNLATQFVQGVGWGMASAIKGDTKIASAWIGDGATAESDFHTALTFAHVYRAPVILNVVNNQWAISTFQAIAGGEATTFAGRGVGCGIASLRVDGNDFVAVYAASAWAAERARRNLGPTMIEWVTYRAGPHSTSDDPSKYRPADDWSHFPLGDPIARLKQHLIKIGQWSEEEHTAVSAELEAEVIAAQKEAETYGTLAGGQTPSAATMFEDVYKEMPEHLKRQRQELGI